Proteins from a genomic interval of Rosa chinensis cultivar Old Blush chromosome 2, RchiOBHm-V2, whole genome shotgun sequence:
- the LOC112185655 gene encoding uncharacterized protein LOC112185655: MFVRKLVEKASKKPGGTSDGLKGGDIDPRVVFHNGVPSGSNTLAYDSIQKILAVSTKDGRIKLFGKDNTQALLESINAVPSKFLQFVENQGILLNVNSKNHIEVWDLEQNLLAHVHAFHEDITSFTIMQQSLYMYVGDSVGNVSVLKLEQESCHILQMKYTIPYSASHGNSTEVAGDTAVMHIMPQPTAESRRVLVIFRDGLIALWDIRESKSIFTAGVNTLQSLQHETKKVTSACWACPFGSKVVVGYNNGEIFIWSIPSNPNPLECSTQSSPICKLNLGYKLDKIPIASLRWIYAEGKASRIYVMGSSDIVSSNLLQVILLNEHTEVRTIRLGLQLPEPCINMEIISSTFSEQSKHKQECFLVLGNSGHLYAYDDCSIEKYLLQSQSKSPASLPKEVMVKIPFVDSSITVSKFITDDTNMSTSTDEEYLLLAKSIPSLLSFETKPKDGSHLNAARFSGFSKVKNLYITGHGDGGINFWDLSSPLLVPILSLKQQSEEDLSLSGIALTALFFDGNSRLLVSGDQSGTVRIFRFKPEPYANFSSFFQVSTKKGNDIVQSVRLMKVDGSVLSLNINHSSRHLAVGSSKGHVSVIDIEGPTLLYESHIASEISTGIISLQFETCSFHGFDKNVLAVATEDSSVLALDSDNGNTLSTSLVHPKKPTRALFMQILDSSKGSSVEDAMQKQSLLLLCSEKAAYIYSLTHVMQGVKKVIYKKKFQSSCCWASTFHTSDVGLILVFTTGKIEIRSLHDLSLIKETSIRGLTYSTSKLNSHAGNSICSSSEGELVMVNSDQEIFLFSLSLQKQSFRLLDSFNLTYQKDLMVSQEELTSGRIIQKEKKKGMFSSVLKDIVGSKGKNVPEMENEDTKESIEELSKIFSTANFQFDAENTDNQAMGEDDDQLDIDDIEIDIPGEKPKEQNMLAALNKEKLASKFMAFKGKVLKQMKSKNEKNPPKEEQPDEKVGSVDEIKRRYGFSSAETTNVAKIAESKLQENTRKLQGINLRTTEMQDTARSFSSLAKQVLRTEQDRRAS, translated from the exons ATGTTTGTGAGAAAGCTTGTGGAGAAGGCTTCCAAGAAG CCTGGAGGAACTTCTGATGGTCTAAAAGGTGGTGATATAGACCCGCGTGTAGTATTCCACAATGGAGTACCATCAGGATCTAACACTTTGGCTTATGACTCCATCCAAAAAATACTTGCAGTTTCCACTAA GGATGGCCGGATTAAGTTATTTGGTAAAGATAATACTCAAGCGCTACTTGAGTCTATCAATGCAGTACCAAGCAAGTTCTTACAG TTTGTGGAGAATCAAGGTATACTTCTAAATGTAAATTCCAAGAACCACATTGAG GTTTGGGACTTGGAACAGAACCTATTGGCTCATGTACATGCTTTTCATGAAGATATTACCTCCTTCACAATCATGCAACAGAGTCTCTACAT GTATGTTGGAGATTCTGTTGGGAATGTTTCAGTTCTGAAGCTTGAGCAAGAATCATGTCATATATTACAAATGAAATACACTATACCTTATTCAGCTTCTCATG GGAATTCAACTGAAGTTGCAGGCGACACTGCAGTGATGCACATAATGCCTCAGCCAACAGCTGAAAGTAGGAG GGTTCTTGTAATATTTAGAGATGGTCTCATAGCGTTATGGGACATTAGAGAAAGTAAATCCATATTCACAGCTGGTGTAAATACATTGCAATCACTTCAGCATGAAACAAAGAAAGTCACTTCTGCATGCTGGGCATGTCCTTTTGGGAGTAAAGTTGTTGTTGGGTACAACAACGGAGAGATTTTCATCTGGAGCATTCCTTCGAACCCAAATCCATTGGAATGTAGCACGCAAAGTAGTCCAATATGTAAACTCAATCTTGGATATAAGTTGGACAAAATTCCTATAGCATCATTGAGATGGATTTATGCAGAAGGGAAGGCAAGTCGAATATATGTTATGGGCTCATCTGACATTGTTTCATCGAACTTGTTGCAG GTAATCCTGTTGAATGAGCATACTGAAGTCCGCACTATTAGATTAGGACTTCAGTTGCCTGAGCCTTGCATCAACATGGAGATTATTTCTTCAACCTTTAGCGAGCAAAGCAAACATAAACAAGAGTGCTTTCTTGTGCTTGGTAATTCAGGACATCTTTATGCCTATGATGATTGCTCAATTGAAAAGTATCTTCTACAGAGCCAATCTAAGTCACCAGCCTCGTTGCCGAAGGAAGTCATGGTGAAGATTCCATTTGTTGATTCAAGCATTACTGTATCAAAATTTATCACAGATGATACCAACATGTCAACTTCTACAGACGAG GAATACCTTCTCCTGGCCAAAAGCATTCCATCTCTCCTTTCTTTCGAGACAAAACCAAAGGATGGAAGTCACTTAAATGCAGCCCGTTTTAGTGGCTTTTCGAAAGTTAAAAATCTTTACATAACTGGACATGGTGACGGAGGCATAAATTTTTGGGATTTGTCATCGCCACTTTTAGTACCCATTTTATCATTGAAGCAGCAG AGTGAAGAAGATCTCTCTTTAAGTGGTATAGCACTCACAGCTTTGTTTTTTGATGGAAACTCTCGACTTCTTGTTTCTGGAGATCAAAGTGGAACG GTTCGGATCTTTAGATTTAAACCTGAACCGTATGCAAATTTCAGCAGTTTCTTTCAAG TAAGTACAAAGAAAGGAAACGATATTGTTCAAAGCGTTAGACTAATGAAGGTTGATGGTTCTGTACTTTCTCTGAACATAAATCACAGCTCAAGACATCTTGCTGTGGGATCTAGTAAAGGACAT GTTTCAGTTATTGATATAGAAGGGCCCACTCTATTATATGAAAGCCACATTGCAAGTGAAATTTCTACCGGCATCATCTCTCTGCAGTTTGAAACCTGCAGTTTTCATGGTTTCGACAAGAATGTCTTAGCTGTTGCAACAGAGGACTCATCTGTTTTGGCGCTTGATAGTGATAATGGAAACACATTGAGCACTAGTCTGGTTCATCCCAAGAAACCCACTAGAGCACTTTTTATGCAGATCTTGG ACTCCAGCAAAGGGAGTAGTGTTGAGGATGCCATGCAAAAGCAGTCTTTGCTACTGCTATGTTCCGAAAAAGCAGCATACATATATTCCCTCACACATGTCATGCAG GGAGTTAAGAAGGTAATATACAAGAAGAAATTTCAATCATCTTGTTGCTGGGCATCGACATTCCACACCTCTGATGTTGGCCTTATACTCGTTTTTACAACTGGAAAAATTGAGATAAG GTCCTTGCATGACTTATCTTTGATAAAGGAGACTTCAATAAGGGGCTTGACATACTCCACATCAAAACTAAATTCACATGCTGGCAATTCGATATGCTCTTCATCCGAAGGAGAACTTGTTATG GTGAACAGTGATCAGGAAATCTTtctgttctctctctcactccagAAGCAAAGCTTTAG GCTTTTAGACTCTTTCAACTTGACGTACCAGAAAGATCTGATGGTTTCACAAGAAGAGCTTACATCAGGACGCATcattcaaaaggaaaagaaaaag GGTATGTTTAGTTCTGTTCTTAAAGATATTGTGGGAAGTAAAGGGAAGAATGTCCCTGAGATGGAAAATGAAGATACTAAAGAAAGTATTGAAGAACTTTCAAAAATCTTTTCAACTGCTAATTTCCAATTTGATGCTGAGAACACAGACAACCAGGCCATGGGTGAAGATGATGATCAGTTAGATATAG atgaTATCGAGATTGACATCCCTGGAGAAAAACCGAAAGAGCAGAATATGTTGGCAGCTCTTAATAAGGAAAAACTGGCAAGCAAGTTTATGGCCTTTAAAG GTAAGGTACTGAAACAAATGAAGTCTAAGAATGAGAAAAATCCCCCAAAGGAAGAGCAACCGGATGAGAAGGTTGGCTCTGTTGATGAAATTAAGAGAAGATACGGATTTTCGTCTGCT GAGACAACAAATGTTGCTAAAATAGCAGAAAGTAAGCTTCAGGAGAATACAAGAAAGTTGCAGGGGATAAACTTGAGAACTACAGAGATGCAAGACACAGCTAGATCTTTTTCATCCTTGGCAAAACAAGTGTTACGAACTGAACAGGATAGACGAGCCTCATAA
- the LOC112183648 gene encoding F-box protein At2g17036, producing the protein MASDLSVELLEKVGKCLNLTNDISRFRAVCRSWRSSVPPFTKNKQQLLSPIRGPIQLPKYPDSNGNWPKMLNLTKRVIYHVSHSSSTWVVTVKLKESGEIDRTLDPLFQCPFSREQFPETFPEAFNLLDEDVLVVELAEAYGLRDISEAGCDYRVAMSFNPSCPALMVVVNGVLYHCNLGVDPIPKLKPVEGLAAYSRLEDVIYYEEKFYAVASDAITVVLDSNSLQVVDILVKTRMLGRERHRKYLVESAGDVFLVKKVRHLNYRVFKLNAIEKCWVEMEDDWDWDGRILIVDSDDGCFFPSAQDFPRIGHGNNSCVYFYHPNYTRWAQSCIVR; encoded by the coding sequence ATGGCTAGTGATCTTTCAGTTGAATTGTTAGAGAAAGTTGGAAAGTGCCTTAACTTGACCAACGATATTTCTCGATTCCGTGCTGTTTGTCGGTCATGGCGGTCCTCTGTTCCTCCCTTTACAAAAAATAAGCAGCAGCTCCTCTCTCCCATCAGAGGTCCCATACAACTCCCCAAGTATCCTGATAGTAATGGGAACTGGCCTAAGATGTTGAACCTCACCAAGAGGGTGATCTATCATGTGTCCCACAGTTCAAGTACATGGGTTGTTACTGTCAAACTAAAAGAATCGGGTGAAATTGATCGTACGCTAGATCCACTCTTTCAATGCCCATTCTCGCGTGAGCAGTTCCCTGAGACATTCCCAGAGGCGTTCAACTTATTGGATGAAGATGTTCTGGTAGTTGAATTGGCAGAAGCTTATGGTCTAAGAGACATTAGTGAGGCTGGTTGTGATTATAGAGTGGCTATGTCCTTCAATCCTAGTTGTCCTGCACTCATGGTCGTTGTCAATGGAGTGTTGTACCACTGTAATTTAGGTGTTGATCCCATTCCAAAGTTAAAACCAGTGGAAGGTCTAGCAGCATACTCTCGGCTCGAAGATGTTATTTATTATGAGGAAAAATTTTATGCTGTTGCCAGTGATGCGATCACAGTAGTGCTGGATTCGAATTCTTTGCAGGTGGTGGATATACTTGTGAAGACTCGGATGTTGGGCCGTGAACGCCACAGGAAGTATTTGGTGGAATCAGCTGGAGATGTTTTTTTGGTTAAGAAAGTGCGTCACCTTAACTACAGAGTTTTTAAGTTGAATGCAATTGAGAAGTGCTGGGTTGAGATGGAGGACGATTGGGATTGGGATGGTCGAATATTGATCGTAGATTCGGATGATGGCTGCTTCTTTCCTTCTGCTCAAGATTTCCCCAGAATTGGGCATGGGAACAATAGTTGCGTTTATTTCTATCATCCCAACTATACGCGCTGGGCGCAATCTTGCATAGTTAGATGA
- the LOC112183647 gene encoding F-box protein At4g35733 — MGERGWLIRLDAEQKLRPPLSWSNGALEKPRVINTVDFGVLEVAKPYLLASNYDKNYHKLAVSLNLDVFPAVMLVRDGVLYLGKWSGGGVEVKEYSVQLSPSNPDDDDDPSCSKTIKANDYDDVIFYQGKFCAVSQSGKLAAMDSSFKWKVIAFPVSTSMWWKKEKKKNLVESLGELLLVERHGSTFVAKHCSVEDMLKNEVKFKVYKLDGVRKQWVEMKGSDLDDRIFFVGEDCCFSVSTRDFPGCQRNCMYFCYEVWCGKNVISSRIGVFHLDVGRGSPLEASANIFLPPP, encoded by the coding sequence ATGGGGGAACGGGGCTGGTTGATTCGATTGGATGCAGAACAAAAGTTACGTCCTCCATTATCGTGGAGTAATGGAGCCTTGGAAAAGCCAAGGGTAATAAACACAGTAGACTTTGGCGTACTTGAAGTGGCAAAACCTTATCTCTTGGCAAGTAATTACGACAAGAATTACCACAAGCTGGCTGTTTCCTTAAATCTCGACGTCTTCCCTGCAGTCATGCTGGTTAGGGATGGAGTTTTATACCTCGGAAAGTGGTCTGGTGGTGGTGTTGAAGTTAAAGAATATTCCGTCCAACTCTCCCCGTCGAatcctgatgatgatgatgatcccTCATGCAGCAAAACAATTAAAGCTAATGATTATGATGATGTTATTTTTTACCAAGGAAAGTTTTGTGCAGTCTCTCAGTCTGGGAAACTTGCAGCGATGGATTCTTCCTTTAAGTGGAAAGTGATTGCGTTTCCAGTATCTACTTCAATGTggtggaagaaggagaagaagaagaacttggTCGAATCTCTCGGGGAGCTGCTTTTAGTCGAAAGACATGGTTCTACTTTTGTTGCAAAACATTGTTCTGTGGAAGATATGCTCAAGAATGAAGTCAAGTTCAAGGTTTACAAGTTGGATGGAGTTCGGAAGCAATGGGTTGAGATGAAGGGTTCGGATTTGGATGATCGAATATTTTTTGTGGGGGAAGACTGCTGCTTTTCAGTTTCTACTCGAGACTTCCCGGGATGCCAAAGGAATTGCATGTATTTTTGTTACGAAGTTTGGTGTGGTAAGAATGTCATCTCTAGTAGAATTGGAGTGTTCCACTTGGATGTTGGGAGGGGGTCGCCACTAGAAGCCAGTGCTAACATCTTTCTGCCACCCCCATAA
- the LOC112187070 gene encoding cancer-related nucleoside-triphosphatase isoform X3 has protein sequence MLAGDWTSGEVRQGGERVGFQVVTLDGRTAPLASSTISSPESLRWPTVGKYKVDVASFECLAVPELQVREDTDLFVIDEVGKMELFSSSFFPAVLRVLESNVPVLASVPIPKVGRDIPAVARLKNHPGATIFTLSQSNRDATKELIYSQLVDLLRKQ, from the exons GAGGTTAGACAAGGAGGTGAGAGAGTTGGGTTCCAGGTGGTCACATTAGACGGCCGTACCGCTCCGCTCGCCTCATCCACCATTTCCAG CCCTGAATCTCTGAGATGGCCCACTGTGGGGAAGTACAAAGTAGATGTTGCGTCGTTTGAGTGCTTGGCAGTTCCTGAATTGCAG GTAAGAGAAGATACTGACCTATTTGTCATCGATGAAGTCGGTAAGATGGAGTTGTTCAGTTCATCTTTCTTCCCTGCTGTCTTAAGAGTGCTGGAATCCAATGTTCCAGTCTTGGCGTCAGTTCCAATTCCAAAAGTTGGCCGCGATATACCCGCAG TTGCAAGGTTAAAGAATCATCCGGGTGCAACAATTTTTACACTGAGCCAAAGTAACCGAGATGCCACTAAAGAACTGATATACTCCCAATTGGTAGACTTACTGAGAAAACAATAG